A genomic window from Pseudomonadota bacterium includes:
- a CDS encoding valine--tRNA ligase has translation MMSEREAASDAQQLPKSYEPATVEAAIYQRWLESGAFAAVPDGRPPERRYVIMMPLPNVTGALHMGHAMDNVMQDLLTRWHRMQGDNTLWMPGTDHAGIATQAVVEKRLKELEGKTRHDLGRDGLVRRIWSWKDQYQARIVGQQQRMGCSCDWSRQRFTMDAVCARAVRHAFQRLFGDGLIYRGKRLVNWDVSLQTSVSDDEVYHETVSGQFWHLRYPVIDPQPGEPTAVVVATTRPETMLGDTAVAVHPAPDVALEAACAQARAALAQAPAREQAAAQQRLDELERRRRELLPTLLCLRDMARAGRHVRLPLLDRPLPLVCDAWAKPELGSGCVKITPAHDPNDYEVWLRHRERLAIINILEADGTLNAAAGPYAGLDRLVARERVVADLQAQGLLERVEAREVELGHSDRSKTPIEPLLSDQWFVRMGDVAGGIVLGRGTPRERPAAGLVQAAIDAVTSGRVRLHPERYTKTYLDWLAEKRDWPISRQLWWGHRIPVWSRQGSWAELGASALAGLWAALGPLPAAVAGSPRVVVRLHRLDGSVGGATPAGSVLAPGVALPLDLAADERCSIDVCLLDDDPALVAALEGAGYLREVDVLDTWFSSALWPFSTLGWPDPSTAALEAGQRPLGPEGAAQDALAYYYPGSCLVTGRDIITLWVARMVLSGLYALGEAPFADVFIHANILDGKGERMSKTKGNGIDPVDISAAYGTDAMRYVLCEMQTGTQDIRLPVTAICPRCAHHNDLAQTATGKSIFIRICGACGGEFDVLGTIAELPAGKLVSERFDVGRAFCTKLWNSARFALGHLERGAGPSPLVDEAALALEDRWILDQLDQTISTVQLALEDYNPSAAVTAARELFWGAFCDWYLELIKPRLAAAESPTAQTARAVLAYVLDQVLRLFHPFVPFITEHLWQRLDAQVPERGLGLLAPLVSSPLLISAPWPAARAALQQPALRRVFADLQALTRAVRDVRVAAGVPPRHPVAVTIKLPADRQQALLEHGHVVQHLAAVEALRVDAQAKRQRGSAVKVVGDLEVHVHDVIDDDAERLRLQQQLEKAERELAQCQRKLSNASFIERAPAEVVQEQRDRALHYQTGVAALQCSLKELEEASA, from the coding sequence ATGATGAGTGAGCGTGAAGCCGCGTCCGACGCGCAGCAGCTACCCAAGAGCTACGAGCCCGCGACCGTCGAGGCGGCGATCTATCAGCGCTGGCTCGAGAGCGGGGCCTTCGCCGCTGTCCCCGACGGGCGGCCGCCGGAGCGCCGCTACGTGATCATGATGCCGCTGCCCAATGTGACGGGTGCGCTGCACATGGGCCACGCGATGGATAACGTGATGCAGGACCTGCTGACGCGCTGGCATCGCATGCAGGGTGACAACACCTTGTGGATGCCCGGGACGGACCACGCCGGCATCGCGACGCAGGCCGTCGTCGAGAAGCGGCTGAAGGAGCTCGAGGGCAAGACGCGCCACGATCTCGGGCGCGACGGGCTGGTGCGACGGATCTGGAGCTGGAAGGATCAGTACCAGGCCCGCATCGTCGGGCAGCAGCAGCGGATGGGTTGTAGCTGCGACTGGTCGCGCCAGCGCTTCACGATGGACGCGGTCTGCGCGCGCGCCGTGCGGCACGCCTTCCAGCGCCTCTTCGGCGACGGCCTGATCTACCGCGGCAAGCGCCTGGTCAACTGGGACGTCAGCCTGCAGACGAGCGTCTCGGACGACGAGGTCTATCACGAGACGGTCAGCGGTCAGTTCTGGCATCTGCGCTACCCCGTGATCGATCCCCAGCCGGGCGAGCCGACGGCGGTCGTCGTGGCGACGACGCGCCCCGAGACGATGCTCGGTGACACGGCCGTCGCCGTGCATCCCGCGCCCGACGTAGCGTTGGAGGCGGCGTGCGCCCAGGCGCGGGCAGCGCTGGCCCAGGCGCCCGCGCGGGAGCAGGCCGCGGCGCAGCAACGACTCGACGAGCTGGAGCGGCGTCGCCGCGAGCTGCTGCCGACGCTGCTCTGCCTGCGTGATATGGCGCGGGCGGGACGACACGTGCGCCTGCCGCTGCTCGACCGACCCTTGCCCTTGGTGTGCGACGCCTGGGCCAAGCCCGAGCTGGGCTCCGGTTGCGTCAAGATCACGCCGGCCCACGACCCCAACGACTACGAGGTCTGGCTGCGCCATCGCGAGCGGCTGGCGATCATCAACATCCTCGAAGCTGACGGGACGCTCAACGCCGCGGCCGGGCCCTACGCTGGCCTCGACCGCCTGGTCGCGCGCGAGCGCGTGGTGGCCGACCTGCAGGCCCAGGGGCTGCTCGAGCGCGTCGAAGCACGCGAGGTCGAGCTGGGGCATAGCGATCGCAGCAAGACGCCGATCGAGCCGCTGCTCTCGGATCAGTGGTTCGTGCGGATGGGTGACGTCGCCGGCGGCATCGTGCTCGGGCGGGGCACGCCGCGCGAGCGGCCGGCGGCCGGCCTGGTGCAGGCAGCGATCGACGCCGTCACCAGCGGTCGCGTGCGCCTGCATCCCGAGCGCTACACCAAGACCTACCTCGATTGGCTGGCCGAGAAGCGTGACTGGCCGATCAGTCGCCAGCTCTGGTGGGGCCATCGCATCCCCGTCTGGTCGCGGCAGGGCTCCTGGGCGGAGCTGGGAGCGAGCGCGCTGGCGGGACTCTGGGCGGCGTTGGGGCCGCTACCCGCGGCGGTGGCGGGCAGCCCGCGGGTCGTCGTGCGCTTGCATCGCCTCGACGGCTCAGTGGGCGGCGCGACCCCGGCCGGATCTGTCCTCGCCCCGGGCGTCGCGCTGCCGCTCGATCTGGCCGCCGACGAGCGTTGCAGCATCGACGTCTGTCTGCTCGACGACGACCCCGCGCTGGTCGCGGCGCTCGAAGGCGCCGGCTATCTGCGCGAGGTCGACGTGCTCGACACCTGGTTCTCGTCGGCGCTCTGGCCCTTCTCGACGCTCGGCTGGCCGGATCCCTCGACGGCGGCGCTCGAGGCGGGCCAGCGTCCGCTGGGGCCCGAGGGCGCGGCGCAGGACGCCCTCGCCTACTACTACCCGGGATCTTGCCTGGTGACCGGCCGCGACATCATCACGCTCTGGGTCGCCCGGATGGTCCTCAGCGGGCTCTATGCGCTGGGCGAGGCCCCCTTCGCCGACGTCTTCATCCACGCCAACATCCTCGATGGCAAGGGCGAGCGGATGAGCAAGACCAAGGGCAACGGCATCGATCCGGTCGACATCAGCGCGGCCTATGGCACGGATGCGATGCGCTACGTGCTGTGCGAGATGCAGACCGGCACGCAGGATATCCGCCTGCCCGTGACGGCGATCTGCCCGCGCTGCGCGCACCACAACGACCTGGCGCAGACGGCGACCGGCAAGAGCATCTTCATTCGGATCTGCGGCGCCTGCGGCGGCGAGTTCGATGTCCTGGGCACGATCGCCGAGCTGCCGGCCGGCAAGCTGGTGTCGGAGCGCTTCGACGTCGGCCGCGCCTTCTGCACCAAGCTCTGGAACTCGGCGCGCTTCGCCCTCGGTCACCTCGAGCGCGGGGCGGGCCCGTCCCCGCTGGTCGATGAGGCGGCGCTGGCGCTCGAGGATCGCTGGATTCTCGATCAGCTCGACCAGACGATCAGCACCGTGCAGTTGGCGCTCGAGGACTACAACCCGAGCGCTGCCGTGACGGCGGCGCGTGAGCTCTTCTGGGGCGCGTTCTGCGACTGGTATCTCGAGCTGATCAAGCCGCGGCTCGCGGCCGCGGAGTCGCCGACGGCGCAGACGGCGCGCGCCGTGCTGGCCTATGTGCTCGATCAGGTGCTGCGGCTGTTCCACCCCTTCGTGCCCTTCATCACTGAGCACCTCTGGCAGCGCCTCGACGCGCAGGTCCCCGAGCGCGGCCTGGGCCTGCTGGCGCCCCTCGTCAGCTCGCCCCTCTTGATCAGCGCGCCCTGGCCGGCGGCGCGGGCAGCCCTCCAGCAGCCCGCGCTGCGGCGAGTCTTCGCCGACCTTCAGGCGCTGACGCGCGCGGTGCGCGACGTGCGCGTCGCGGCGGGCGTGCCGCCCCGGCACCCGGTGGCGGTGACGATCAAGCTGCCGGCGGACCGGCAGCAGGCACTGCTCGAACACGGTCACGTCGTGCAGCACCTGGCCGCGGTGGAGGCGCTGCGGGTCGACGCGCAGGCGAAGCGGCAGCGCGGCTCCGCGGTGAAGGTCGTCGGTGACCTCGAGGTCCACGTCCACGACGTGATCGACGATGACGCCGAGCGCCTGCGCCTGCAGCAGCAGCTAGAGAAGGCCGAGCGCGAGCTGGCCCAATGTCAGCGCAAGCTGAGCAACGCGAGCTTCATCGAGCGCGCGCCAGCCGAGGTCGTGCAGGAGCAGCGCGACCGCGCGCTGCACTACCAGACCGGCGTCGCCGCCCTGCAGTGCAGCCTGAAGGAGCTGGAGGAGGCGTCGGCCTAG
- a CDS encoding PilT/PilU family type 4a pilus ATPase: protein MELDKLNSLLAAGVRHGASDIHFRPAAPPLYRVRGELVALKHELLKPSDTEAVARHVLARSLPAERLVELQEHDSSYSLPGIARFRVNVYRQRNSLALVLRIVPSEIPTLEQLGLPPVIQQIAETERGLVLVTGATGSGKSTTLASMIQHINIKRSAHIITIEDPLEFLHRNVRASISQREIGLDTRSYAAGLRAALRQDPDVILVGEMRDAESIDIALKAAETGHAVFSTVHTTDAPKTIGRLTSVFPADEQEAVRHRIADNLRATISQRLLARADGEGRVVALEIMIVTATVQEYLRDSQRVAGLRDVIEQGRSQYQMQSFDQHLSDLYRGGVITLETALQAASNASDFQRALTIE from the coding sequence ATGGAACTCGACAAGCTGAATTCGCTCTTGGCCGCGGGGGTGCGTCACGGGGCCAGCGATATCCATTTTCGGCCCGCCGCGCCGCCGCTCTACCGCGTGCGCGGCGAGCTCGTCGCGCTGAAGCATGAGCTGCTCAAGCCGAGCGACACCGAGGCCGTCGCGCGGCATGTGCTGGCGCGCTCGCTGCCGGCGGAGCGGCTCGTCGAGCTCCAGGAGCACGACTCGAGCTACTCGCTGCCGGGCATCGCGCGCTTCCGCGTCAACGTCTATCGGCAGCGCAATAGCCTCGCGTTGGTGCTGCGCATCGTCCCCTCCGAGATCCCGACGCTCGAGCAGCTCGGCCTCCCACCGGTGATTCAGCAGATCGCCGAGACCGAGCGTGGGCTGGTGCTGGTCACCGGCGCCACTGGCTCGGGCAAGTCGACGACGCTGGCCTCGATGATTCAGCACATCAACATCAAGCGCAGCGCCCACATCATCACCATCGAAGATCCGCTCGAGTTTCTGCATCGCAACGTGCGCGCGTCGATCTCGCAGCGCGAGATCGGGCTCGATACGCGGAGCTACGCCGCGGGGCTGCGCGCGGCGCTGCGGCAGGATCCGGACGTGATCCTCGTCGGGGAGATGCGCGACGCGGAGTCGATCGACATCGCGCTCAAGGCCGCCGAGACCGGCCACGCCGTCTTCTCCACGGTGCATACCACCGACGCGCCGAAGACGATCGGGCGGCTGACCAGCGTCTTCCCGGCCGACGAGCAGGAGGCGGTGCGGCATCGCATCGCCGACAACCTGCGGGCGACGATCTCGCAGCGCTTGCTGGCCCGGGCCGACGGCGAGGGGCGCGTCGTGGCGCTCGAGATCATGATCGTCACGGCGACGGTGCAGGAGTACCTGCGCGACAGCCAGCGCGTCGCGGGCCTGCGCGACGTGATCGAGCAGGGCCGCAGCCAATACCAGATGCAGTCCTTCGACCAGCACCTGAGCGACCTCTATCGCGGCGGCGTGATCACCCTGGAGACCGCGCTCCAGGCGGCGAGCAACGCCTCGGACTTCCAGCGGGCCCTGACGATCGAGTGA
- the ftsH gene encoding ATP-dependent zinc metalloprotease FtsH, translating to MNPWFILIGLVVFFWLWRTSRGGGAQRGALAFGQSRARAVQNETATFKDVAGVDEAIDELREVVDFLKNPERYALLGARIPKGVMLVGPPGTGKTLLARAVAGEAAVPFFQMSGSDFVEMFVGVGAARVRDTFKKARESAPCIVFIDELDALGRARGSGMLAHEEREQTLNQLLVELDGFDAMRGIIVMAATNRPEILDGALLRAGRFDRHVLVDRPGKDGRRAILEIHVRNVQLDATVELGSVAARTPGLAGADLANLVNEAALLAARRGKTAVGAAEFDEAIERAAMGLEKKGRLLTEAERRIVAFHELGHAVVAEALPNADPVNRVTIIPRGMALGVTWQQPQDDTYVTLRSNLLDRIAVLLGGRAAEMLFIGEPSTGAHDDLTRATDLASDMVRRYGMTEVGARTFERARTALVNADQQASTPRDHSDQMANTIDREVTRLVAEGLQRAGEILQRHHDAVIALAGRLLETQQLSGAEVREGIGLPARVAASSPAETKPALTASIGGTPPVVDQQHRVEVKALGGKAALRDPSVA from the coding sequence ATGAATCCTTGGTTCATTCTCATCGGTCTCGTCGTCTTCTTCTGGCTCTGGCGCACCAGCCGCGGGGGCGGTGCGCAGCGTGGAGCGTTGGCCTTTGGCCAGAGCCGCGCCCGCGCGGTGCAGAACGAGACCGCCACCTTCAAGGACGTCGCCGGCGTCGATGAGGCGATCGACGAGCTACGCGAGGTCGTCGACTTCCTCAAGAACCCCGAGCGCTACGCCTTGCTCGGCGCGCGCATCCCCAAGGGCGTGATGCTGGTCGGACCGCCGGGCACCGGCAAGACGCTGCTGGCGCGCGCCGTCGCCGGAGAAGCGGCCGTGCCCTTCTTTCAGATGTCGGGCTCTGACTTCGTCGAGATGTTCGTCGGCGTCGGCGCCGCCCGGGTCCGTGACACCTTCAAGAAGGCGCGCGAGAGCGCCCCCTGCATCGTCTTCATCGATGAGCTCGACGCCCTCGGCAGGGCGCGTGGCTCGGGCATGCTGGCGCATGAAGAGCGCGAGCAGACGCTGAATCAGCTCCTGGTCGAGCTGGACGGCTTCGACGCGATGCGCGGCATCATCGTGATGGCGGCGACCAACCGCCCCGAGATCCTCGATGGTGCGCTGCTGCGCGCGGGACGCTTCGATCGCCACGTGCTCGTCGACCGCCCGGGCAAGGACGGGCGCCGCGCGATTCTCGAGATCCACGTGCGCAACGTCCAGCTCGACGCGACGGTCGAGCTCGGGTCGGTGGCCGCCCGCACGCCGGGCCTCGCCGGCGCCGATCTCGCCAATCTGGTCAACGAGGCCGCGTTGCTCGCGGCCCGCCGCGGCAAGACGGCCGTCGGCGCCGCCGAGTTCGACGAGGCGATCGAGCGCGCCGCGATGGGGCTGGAGAAGAAGGGGCGGCTGCTGACCGAAGCCGAGCGGCGCATCGTCGCCTTCCACGAGCTCGGCCATGCGGTCGTGGCCGAGGCGCTACCCAACGCCGACCCGGTCAACCGGGTCACGATCATCCCCCGTGGAATGGCGCTGGGCGTCACCTGGCAGCAGCCTCAGGACGACACCTACGTCACGCTGCGCTCGAACCTGCTCGATCGCATCGCCGTGCTCCTCGGCGGGCGCGCGGCCGAGATGCTCTTCATCGGCGAGCCGAGCACCGGCGCTCACGATGACCTGACGCGCGCCACGGATCTGGCCAGCGACATGGTGCGGCGCTACGGCATGACGGAGGTCGGCGCCCGCACCTTCGAGCGGGCGCGCACGGCGCTGGTCAACGCGGACCAGCAGGCCAGCACTCCACGCGACCACAGCGACCAGATGGCGAACACGATCGACCGCGAGGTGACCCGCCTGGTCGCCGAGGGACTGCAGCGCGCCGGGGAGATTCTGCAGCGCCACCACGACGCCGTGATCGCCCTGGCCGGGCGGCTGCTCGAGACGCAGCAGCTCAGCGGCGCCGAGGTGCGCGAGGGCATCGGCCTACCGGCACGCGTCGCGGCCAGCAGCCCGGCCGAGACCAAGCCCGCGTTGACGGCTTCAATCGGTGGGACGCCGCCGGTAGTTGATCAGCAGCACCGCGTCGAGGTCAAAGCCCTTGGTGGTAAGGCCGCTTTGCGCGATCCCAGCGTCGCGTAG
- a CDS encoding endonuclease/exonuclease/phosphatase family protein translates to MALLCLPAVGALYLINRLALPRHLAARPGLPRLRVLSWNIGRIHLRWESRAADRDLGYVAQVLRQVDPQVAALQELRDATQLGRLLALLGHGWRGRVPRDAYDRRAALLWRVGGDPFEIPTSTGRAAQGAVLRVGEGRALTVVSLHLDAFDAARRLRQGQEIVDAALRLTADDLLLAGDFNFDVAVTARDALDQRLYRLLTSTLRDAAARAGATSLSAQRIDYVFYRSSRWRVSDARVLWHQGIHGMDHRPLVVEFEAVGADRQR, encoded by the coding sequence TTGGCGCTCCTCTGCCTGCCCGCCGTTGGCGCGCTCTACCTGATCAACCGACTGGCGCTTCCACGCCACCTCGCCGCGCGGCCTGGCCTGCCGCGCCTGCGCGTGCTGAGCTGGAACATCGGGCGCATCCACCTGCGCTGGGAGTCCCGTGCGGCGGATCGCGACCTCGGCTATGTGGCCCAGGTCCTACGCCAGGTCGACCCACAGGTGGCGGCGCTCCAGGAGCTGCGCGATGCAACGCAGCTCGGGCGCCTGCTGGCGCTGCTCGGTCATGGCTGGCGCGGTCGCGTACCGCGGGACGCCTACGATCGCCGCGCGGCCCTGCTCTGGCGCGTGGGCGGCGATCCTTTCGAGATCCCGACCTCCACGGGCCGCGCGGCGCAGGGCGCCGTCTTGCGGGTGGGGGAGGGAAGGGCCCTCACCGTGGTTTCCCTGCATCTCGACGCCTTCGATGCGGCGCGCCGGCTGCGTCAGGGCCAGGAGATCGTCGATGCAGCGCTGCGCTTGACCGCCGACGACCTGCTGCTCGCTGGGGACTTCAACTTCGATGTGGCGGTGACGGCGCGCGACGCGCTCGACCAGCGGCTCTATCGCCTGCTCACGAGCACCTTGCGCGACGCCGCTGCGCGTGCCGGGGCGACCTCGCTATCCGCGCAGCGCATCGACTATGTGTTCTATCGCAGCAGCCGCTGGCGCGTCAGCGACGCTCGGGTGCTCTGGCATCAGGGCATCCACGGCATGGACCATCGGCCGCTCGTCGTCGAGTTCGAGGCGGTCGGCGCCGACCGGCAGCGCTGA
- a CDS encoding polysaccharide deacetylase family protein produces the protein MDRKLCAVSVDLDPLSAYYSIHGLGEPPPQVLHTIVRCALPRFAELFAAAGVQATFFIVGQDLEQSPELGPALAELAAAGHEIGNHSYSHPYALNRLSAERITQELGRAHELITEAVGAEHAPVGFRAPGYFINRAVLAALVALGYRYDSSMFPSPPYYLAKAAVMLGMSLRGRRSAAVLSDPRALLAPPDPYRPSLEEPWRQGTAPLIELPVAVVPGLRMPAIGTLLTVSPAWLRSALLQSMGRRPLFNLELHGIDLADAVSDSVPTELAGRQPDLRVPHAEKFRILLETLRGLQRDHEFVTLREAALRFSV, from the coding sequence ATGGATCGCAAGCTCTGCGCCGTCAGCGTCGATCTCGACCCGCTGAGCGCCTACTACTCGATTCACGGCCTCGGTGAGCCGCCGCCGCAGGTGTTGCACACCATCGTGCGTTGCGCGCTGCCGCGCTTCGCCGAGCTCTTCGCGGCGGCCGGCGTGCAGGCGACCTTTTTCATCGTCGGTCAGGACCTCGAGCAGTCGCCGGAGCTCGGTCCGGCGCTCGCCGAGCTGGCCGCAGCGGGTCACGAGATCGGCAACCACAGTTATAGCCACCCCTATGCCCTGAATCGGCTCTCAGCGGAGCGGATCACGCAGGAGTTGGGGCGGGCCCATGAGCTGATCACCGAGGCCGTCGGTGCGGAGCACGCGCCGGTCGGTTTTCGCGCGCCGGGCTACTTCATCAATCGCGCGGTGCTCGCGGCGCTCGTCGCGCTCGGCTACCGCTACGACAGCTCGATGTTTCCCTCGCCGCCTTACTACCTGGCGAAGGCCGCGGTGATGCTGGGGATGAGCCTGCGCGGGCGACGCTCCGCGGCCGTCCTCAGCGATCCCCGTGCCCTCTTGGCCCCGCCCGATCCCTATCGCCCGTCGCTCGAGGAGCCCTGGCGGCAGGGTACGGCGCCGCTGATCGAGCTGCCGGTGGCGGTCGTGCCGGGGCTGCGCATGCCGGCGATCGGCACGCTTTTGACGGTCAGCCCGGCCTGGCTGCGGAGCGCGCTGCTGCAGAGCATGGGCCGCCGCCCGCTCTTCAACCTCGAGCTGCATGGCATCGACTTGGCGGACGCGGTCAGCGATAGCGTTCCGACCGAGCTGGCCGGGCGCCAACCCGACCTGCGCGTGCCGCACGCGGAGAAGTTCCGGATCTTGCTCGAGACCCTGCGCGGGCTGCAGCGCGACCACGAGTTCGTGACGCTGCGCGAGGCCGCCCTGCGCTTCAGCGTCTGA
- a CDS encoding glycosyltransferase, whose amino-acid sequence MPPARESLPDGSTKAPMISAVIPVYNEEGIIASSVVALREALRELGWSFEILLAENGSTDRTPEQCRQLSEKYAEVGWFSLGQPNYGRALKEGILRARGTYVVCDEIDLGDIDFYRRALERLVADEAALVVGSKLLPGADDTRPLYRHAATFVYNGLLRLLLHFHGTDTHGMKAFRRERLVGTAGRCLVDKDVFASELVIRAEQERVPVIEIPVRVVEKRAPSINLFKRVPNVLRNLGRLYFVLRKER is encoded by the coding sequence ATGCCCCCTGCGCGCGAGAGCCTGCCCGATGGCTCGACCAAGGCGCCGATGATCAGCGCCGTTATCCCCGTCTACAACGAGGAGGGCATCATCGCCTCCTCGGTGGTGGCCTTGCGCGAGGCGCTGCGCGAGCTGGGCTGGAGCTTCGAGATTCTGCTCGCGGAGAACGGCAGCACGGATCGCACGCCGGAGCAGTGCCGCCAGCTCAGCGAGAAGTACGCTGAGGTCGGCTGGTTCTCGCTTGGTCAGCCGAACTACGGTCGGGCGCTGAAGGAGGGCATCCTGCGCGCCCGCGGGACCTACGTCGTCTGCGACGAGATCGACCTGGGCGACATCGACTTCTATCGGCGCGCCCTCGAGCGCTTGGTCGCCGATGAGGCGGCGCTGGTCGTTGGCTCGAAGCTCCTGCCCGGGGCCGACGATACCCGGCCGCTCTACCGGCATGCGGCGACCTTCGTCTACAACGGGCTGCTACGGCTGCTGCTGCACTTCCACGGCACGGACACGCACGGGATGAAGGCCTTTCGTCGCGAGCGCCTGGTGGGCACTGCGGGGCGCTGTCTGGTCGATAAAGACGTCTTCGCCAGCGAGCTGGTGATTCGCGCCGAGCAAGAGCGCGTGCCCGTGATCGAGATCCCGGTGCGCGTGGTCGAGAAGCGCGCGCCATCGATCAATCTGTTCAAGCGCGTGCCCAACGTGCTGCGCAATCTGGGCCGGCTCTATTTCGTCTTGCGCAAGGAGCGGTAG
- a CDS encoding FAD-dependent oxidoreductase, producing the protein MPRDGAQPTIILGGGLTGISAALHLRRPYLLVERESRLGGLARTNERDGFFFDHTGHWLHLRTDAMRALAQRVMGEALVEVERRAAIYSHGVLTPYPFQANLHGLPPPVVYECLLGFVQARLQRGSEEPRNFEQYVLHHFGAGIARHFMLPYNSKLWGVPPAAITSAWCSRFVPIPTLEQVLAGAVGAGPAALGYNVRFVYPRQGGIESFTRALVAELDPSHTRLGTAPEAIDPRAGTVAVAGEALPFHALITSLPLPTLLGLLVDAPAAVLAAGERLRATPVRYLDVATRRPARADYHWAYVPEERYPFYRVGVFSNAMPSMAPPGCASLYVELSRREGDAAQATREALEGLVAIGAIDAVEDVLFAELRELAPAYVVFDEGYESAVATIQSYLAAHRIFSCGRYGAWIYNAMEDSLLAGRQAAAETDALALRG; encoded by the coding sequence ATGCCGCGCGACGGGGCTCAGCCGACAATTATTCTGGGCGGGGGCCTGACCGGCATCTCCGCGGCTCTGCACCTGCGGCGACCCTACCTGCTGGTCGAGCGCGAGAGCCGGCTCGGCGGTCTGGCGCGCACTAACGAGCGCGACGGGTTCTTCTTCGACCACACCGGACACTGGCTGCACCTCCGCACGGACGCGATGCGCGCGCTGGCGCAGCGCGTGATGGGCGAGGCGCTAGTGGAGGTCGAGCGGCGCGCGGCGATCTACTCGCATGGCGTGCTGACGCCCTATCCCTTCCAGGCCAACCTGCACGGCCTGCCGCCGCCGGTGGTCTACGAATGCCTGCTCGGCTTCGTCCAGGCTCGGCTGCAGCGCGGCAGCGAGGAGCCGCGCAACTTCGAGCAATATGTCCTGCACCACTTCGGGGCAGGCATCGCGCGCCACTTCATGCTGCCCTACAACAGCAAGCTCTGGGGCGTGCCCCCGGCGGCGATCACCAGCGCGTGGTGCAGCCGCTTCGTGCCGATCCCGACGCTGGAGCAGGTGCTGGCCGGTGCGGTCGGCGCGGGCCCGGCGGCGCTGGGCTACAACGTGCGCTTCGTCTACCCGCGGCAGGGCGGCATCGAGAGCTTCACCCGCGCGCTGGTGGCAGAGCTCGATCCGAGCCATACGCGGCTGGGCACGGCGCCCGAGGCGATCGATCCGCGGGCGGGCACGGTCGCCGTTGCCGGCGAGGCCCTGCCCTTCCACGCGCTGATCACCTCGTTGCCGCTTCCCACGCTGCTCGGGCTGCTGGTCGACGCGCCGGCGGCCGTCTTGGCGGCCGGCGAGCGGCTGCGCGCGACGCCCGTGCGCTACCTCGACGTCGCGACGCGGCGCCCCGCCCGAGCCGACTACCATTGGGCCTACGTGCCCGAGGAGCGCTATCCCTTCTATCGCGTCGGCGTCTTCTCCAACGCGATGCCGAGCATGGCGCCGCCCGGCTGCGCGAGCCTCTACGTCGAGCTTTCGCGTCGCGAGGGTGACGCCGCGCAGGCGACGCGCGAGGCCCTGGAGGGGCTGGTCGCGATCGGCGCGATCGACGCGGTCGAGGACGTCCTCTTCGCCGAGCTGCGCGAGCTCGCGCCGGCCTACGTCGTCTTCGATGAGGGCTACGAGAGCGCGGTGGCGACGATTCAGAGCTACCTCGCGGCGCACCGGATCTTTAGCTGCGGGCGCTACGGGGCCTGGATCTACAACGCCATGGAGGATAGTCTGCTGGCCGGCCGGCAGGCTGCCGCCGAAACCGACGCCTTGGCGCTCCGCGGATGA